A stretch of the Streptomyces ortus genome encodes the following:
- a CDS encoding ABC transporter ATP-binding protein, producing the protein MSRAVSLHQVSKSYTPGVRVVQRLSLDIGPGEFLVLLGPSGCGKSTVLRMIAGLEEPTEGEVRLDGEYANHLAPAERDMAMVFQNYALYPTMSSRANIGFPLRIEDPGRDPGPRVEATARMLGIADLLDRFPHQLSGGERQRVAMGRAIARHPSAFLMDEPLANLDAKLRNHLRAEIARLTRDLDVTTVYVTHDQAEAMSLGDRVAVLRGGVLQQLGSPREVYALPENVFVAAFIGTPRINLLRGVVLAPLDGAMSIGLGRQALVLPEPLSADHSLLRVQQGREVIVGLRSEAVRLARPARARPGEVAISGLVEHVEFQGHEVLVHLDTGSQPAFVPELEAPRPMPRAAGRRRREGRVFDRLRGRAAGALRAGPVVVLEHPGDAGPGRSAGPPSGEGRLPGDLIVRTTPDHALRQGMQVPLLVDLAHLFVFDHDGVRISPAPARLPNLEG; encoded by the coding sequence ATGTCACGTGCCGTCTCTCTGCACCAGGTGAGCAAGTCATACACGCCGGGCGTCCGCGTCGTGCAGCGGCTGTCGCTGGACATCGGTCCCGGAGAGTTCCTGGTGCTCCTCGGGCCCTCCGGCTGCGGCAAGTCGACCGTGCTGCGGATGATCGCCGGACTTGAGGAGCCCACCGAGGGAGAGGTGCGGCTCGACGGGGAGTACGCCAACCATCTCGCGCCCGCCGAGCGGGACATGGCGATGGTCTTCCAGAACTACGCGCTCTACCCGACCATGAGCAGCCGCGCGAACATCGGCTTCCCCCTGCGGATCGAGGACCCCGGCCGGGATCCGGGGCCGCGGGTGGAGGCCACGGCCCGGATGCTCGGCATCGCGGACCTCCTCGACCGTTTCCCCCACCAGCTCTCCGGCGGGGAGCGCCAGCGCGTGGCCATGGGCCGGGCGATCGCCCGGCATCCCTCCGCCTTCCTGATGGACGAGCCGCTGGCCAACCTGGACGCCAAGCTGCGCAACCATCTGCGGGCGGAGATCGCCCGGCTCACCCGGGACCTGGACGTCACGACGGTGTACGTCACCCACGACCAGGCGGAGGCGATGTCGCTCGGCGACCGGGTGGCCGTCCTGCGGGGCGGCGTGCTCCAGCAGCTCGGCAGTCCGCGTGAGGTCTACGCGCTGCCGGAGAACGTCTTCGTCGCCGCGTTCATCGGCACGCCGAGGATCAACCTCCTGCGGGGTGTCGTCCTCGCCCCGCTCGACGGGGCCATGTCCATCGGCCTCGGCCGCCAGGCCCTGGTCCTGCCCGAACCGCTGTCCGCGGACCACAGCCTGCTGCGGGTGCAGCAGGGCCGGGAGGTCATCGTCGGGCTGCGCTCGGAGGCCGTACGCCTGGCGCGGCCCGCGCGGGCCCGGCCCGGGGAGGTGGCGATCAGCGGGCTGGTCGAGCATGTGGAGTTCCAGGGGCACGAGGTGCTGGTCCACCTCGACACGGGGTCGCAGCCCGCGTTCGTGCCGGAGCTGGAGGCGCCGCGTCCGATGCCGCGGGCGGCGGGGCGCCGGCGGCGGGAGGGGCGGGTGTTCGACCGGCTGCGGGGGCGGGCGGCCGGGGCGTTGCGGGCGGGGCCCGTCGTGGTGCTGGAGCATCCGGGGGACGCGGGACCGGGGCGGTCGGCTGGGCCGCCGTCCGGCGAGGGGCGGTTGCCGGGGGACCTCATCGTCCGTACGACGCCGGATCACGCGCTGCGGCAGGGTATGCAGGTGCCGCTCCTGGTGGACCTCGCGCACCTGTTCGTCTTCGACCACGACGGTGTACGTATCTCGCCCGCGCCGGCGCGTCTCCCGAACTTGGAGGGATGA
- a CDS encoding Zn-dependent alcohol dehydrogenase, translating into MTRAAVLPAVGAPLEITEIDLPEPGPGQVRIRLAAAGVCHSDLSLTNGTMRLPVPAVLGHEGAGTVVSVGPGVGHVAPGDEVVLNWAPSCGKCHACTLGEVWLCADALAGAANVYAHRSSDGTDLHPGLNVAAFAEETVVAAGCVLPAPEGIPLTDAALLGCAVLTGYGAVHYSAQVRPGETVAVFGVGGVGLAAIQAARIAGASAVVAVDVSSEKESLARAAGATEYVIASDTTAREIRGLTGKQGVDVAVECAGRAVTIRTAWESTRRGGRTTVVGIGGKDQQVTFNALEIFHWGRTLAGCVYGNSDPARDLPILAEHVRAGRLDLSALVTERIALDGIPSAFENMLAGKGGRALVTF; encoded by the coding sequence ATGACCCGCGCCGCTGTGCTGCCCGCCGTCGGGGCCCCGCTGGAGATCACCGAGATCGATCTGCCCGAACCCGGCCCCGGGCAGGTGCGCATCCGCCTCGCCGCCGCCGGGGTCTGCCACTCCGACCTCTCCCTGACCAACGGCACCATGCGCCTGCCGGTGCCCGCCGTGCTCGGCCACGAGGGAGCGGGGACCGTCGTCTCCGTCGGACCCGGGGTCGGCCATGTCGCACCCGGCGACGAGGTGGTCCTCAACTGGGCCCCCTCCTGCGGGAAGTGCCACGCCTGCACGCTGGGCGAGGTGTGGCTCTGCGCCGACGCGCTGGCCGGCGCCGCGAACGTCTACGCCCACCGTTCCTCCGACGGCACGGACCTCCACCCGGGCCTGAACGTCGCCGCGTTCGCCGAGGAGACGGTGGTGGCCGCCGGCTGCGTACTGCCCGCGCCGGAAGGCATCCCGCTGACGGACGCGGCCCTGCTCGGCTGTGCCGTGCTCACCGGCTACGGGGCCGTGCACTACTCGGCCCAGGTCCGCCCCGGCGAGACGGTCGCGGTCTTCGGGGTCGGCGGCGTGGGACTCGCGGCGATCCAGGCCGCGCGCATCGCCGGTGCCTCCGCCGTCGTGGCGGTGGACGTGTCCTCGGAGAAGGAGTCCCTGGCCCGCGCCGCCGGAGCCACCGAGTACGTGATCGCCTCCGACACCACCGCCCGCGAGATCCGGGGGCTCACCGGCAAGCAGGGCGTGGACGTGGCCGTGGAGTGCGCGGGCCGCGCCGTCACGATCCGTACGGCGTGGGAGTCCACCCGCCGCGGCGGCCGTACGACGGTCGTCGGCATCGGCGGCAAGGACCAGCAGGTCACCTTCAACGCCCTGGAGATCTTCCACTGGGGCCGCACCCTCGCCGGCTGCGTCTACGGGAACTCCGACCCCGCCCGCGACCTGCCCATCCTGGCCGAACACGTCCGGGCGGGACGGCTGGACCTGAGCGCCCTCGTCACCGAACGGATCGCCCTGGACGGCATCCCGTCGGCGTTCGAGAACATGCTGGCGGGCAAGGGCGGGCGGGCGCTGGTGACGTTCTAG
- a CDS encoding aldehyde dehydrogenase family protein: MKAHDGMYIDGTWRPAAGTDTIAVVNPADEQLIAHVPAGTIEDVDAAVRAARAAFPAWAATPPAARAERIRALRDVLVARKDEIAATVTAELGSPLKFSQAVHVGAPIAVAGSYADLAASHPFEEKVGNSTVYLEPVGVVGAITPWNYPLHQIVAKVAAALAAGCTVVLKPAEDTPLTAQLFAEAVHEAGVPAGVFNLVTGLGPVAGQALAEHEGVDLVSFTGSTAVGRQIGATAGAAVKRVALELGGKSANVILPSADLAKAVNVGVANVMSNSGQTCSAWTRMLVHDSQYDEAVALAADAAAKYGDRIGPVVNAKQRDRVVGYIEKGVGDGARLVAGGPESPREQGYFVSPTVFADVTPEMAIAQEEIFGPVLSIIRYEDEADALRIANGTVYGLAGAVWAGEEPEAVAFARRLDTGQVDINGGRFNPLAPFGGYKQSGVGRELGSHGLSEYLQTKSLQF, encoded by the coding sequence ATGAAGGCACACGACGGCATGTACATCGACGGCACCTGGCGCCCCGCCGCCGGAACGGACACGATCGCCGTCGTGAACCCGGCCGACGAGCAGCTCATCGCCCACGTCCCGGCCGGCACGATCGAGGACGTGGACGCGGCCGTCCGCGCCGCCCGCGCCGCCTTCCCGGCCTGGGCCGCCACCCCGCCCGCCGCACGCGCGGAGCGCATCCGCGCCCTGCGGGACGTCCTCGTCGCCCGCAAGGACGAGATCGCCGCCACGGTCACCGCCGAACTCGGCTCACCCCTGAAGTTCTCCCAGGCCGTACACGTCGGCGCCCCCATCGCGGTCGCCGGTTCGTACGCCGACCTCGCCGCCTCCCACCCCTTCGAGGAGAAGGTCGGCAACTCCACCGTCTACCTCGAACCCGTCGGCGTGGTCGGCGCCATCACGCCCTGGAACTACCCCCTGCACCAGATCGTCGCCAAGGTCGCCGCCGCCCTCGCGGCCGGCTGCACGGTCGTACTGAAGCCCGCCGAGGACACCCCCCTGACCGCCCAGCTCTTCGCGGAAGCGGTCCACGAGGCAGGTGTCCCGGCCGGCGTCTTCAACCTCGTCACCGGCCTCGGCCCGGTCGCCGGCCAGGCGCTCGCCGAGCACGAGGGCGTGGACCTGGTCTCCTTCACGGGCTCCACGGCCGTCGGCCGGCAGATCGGCGCGACGGCGGGCGCGGCCGTCAAGCGCGTCGCCCTCGAACTGGGCGGCAAGTCCGCCAACGTCATCCTGCCGAGCGCGGACCTCGCCAAGGCCGTCAACGTCGGCGTCGCCAACGTGATGTCCAACTCCGGCCAGACCTGCAGCGCCTGGACCCGCATGCTGGTGCACGACTCGCAGTACGACGAGGCCGTGGCCCTGGCCGCCGACGCCGCCGCGAAGTACGGCGACCGCATCGGCCCGGTCGTCAACGCCAAGCAGCGCGACCGCGTCGTGGGCTACATCGAGAAGGGCGTCGGCGACGGCGCCCGTCTGGTCGCGGGCGGCCCCGAATCCCCCCGTGAACAGGGGTACTTCGTCAGCCCCACCGTCTTCGCCGACGTCACCCCGGAGATGGCGATCGCCCAGGAGGAGATCTTCGGCCCGGTCCTGTCCATCATCCGGTACGAGGACGAGGCGGACGCGCTCCGCATCGCCAACGGCACGGTGTACGGGCTCGCGGGCGCCGTCTGGGCCGGGGAGGAGCCGGAGGCGGTGGCCTTCGCACGGCGCCTCGACACCGGACAGGTCGACATCAACGGCGGACGCTTCAACCCGCTCGCCCCCTTCGGCGGTTACAAGCAGTCGGGCGTCGGCCGCGAACTCGGTTCGCACGGACTGTCCGAGTACCTCCAGACCAAGTCCCTCCAGTTCTGA
- a CDS encoding MFS transporter, giving the protein MRPGRNRGWLLRLVIAFSFAQGAVSMARPAVSYRALALGADERAIGVIAGVYALLPLFAAVPLGRRTDHGRCAPLLPVGVVLIAGGCALSGTADSLTAMAAWSGVMGLGHLSFVIGAQSLVARQSAPHEQDRNFGHFTIGASLGQLVGPIAAGALIGGPDMAGTSALALLVAGGVAAFSFVSLWRIEHRTSATSRTGPGARVPVHRILRTRGVPAGIFISLAVLSATDILTAYLPVVGEHRGIAPSVIGLLLSLRAAATIACRLVMTPMLRLLGRAALLTTTCLLAALLCAGIALPVPVWALAVILGTLGFCLGVGQPLSMTTVVQAAPDDARSTALALRLTGNRLGQVAAPATAGLIAGVAGVAAPFVMLGGLLLIASGLGLRQGRPGAGPAAPVGSVASAASPGPAVSAGSESVTDRDATLPSPELGKHRTGRGGA; this is encoded by the coding sequence ATGAGGCCCGGCAGGAACCGCGGCTGGCTGCTCCGCCTGGTCATCGCCTTCAGCTTCGCGCAGGGGGCGGTGTCCATGGCCCGGCCCGCCGTCTCCTACCGGGCCCTCGCGCTGGGCGCCGACGAGCGGGCGATCGGCGTGATCGCCGGGGTGTACGCGCTGCTGCCGCTCTTCGCCGCCGTACCGCTCGGCCGCAGGACCGACCACGGCCGGTGCGCCCCGCTGCTGCCGGTGGGCGTCGTTCTGATCGCCGGCGGCTGCGCCCTCAGCGGTACGGCCGACTCGCTCACCGCGATGGCGGCCTGGAGCGGTGTGATGGGCCTCGGACACCTCTCCTTCGTGATCGGCGCCCAGTCGCTGGTGGCCCGCCAGTCCGCGCCGCACGAACAGGACCGCAACTTCGGCCACTTCACCATCGGCGCCTCGCTCGGCCAGCTCGTCGGACCGATCGCCGCGGGCGCCCTGATCGGCGGCCCCGACATGGCGGGCACCAGCGCGCTCGCCCTGCTGGTGGCGGGCGGCGTCGCCGCGTTCTCGTTCGTCTCCCTGTGGCGCATCGAGCACCGTACGTCGGCCACATCCCGTACGGGGCCGGGTGCACGCGTGCCCGTACACCGCATCCTGCGGACCCGGGGGGTGCCCGCGGGCATCTTCATCAGCCTCGCCGTGCTCTCCGCGACGGACATCCTCACCGCGTACCTGCCGGTGGTCGGCGAACACCGGGGCATCGCCCCCTCCGTGATCGGCCTGCTGCTCAGCCTGCGCGCGGCGGCGACCATCGCGTGCCGCCTGGTGATGACGCCGATGCTGCGCCTGCTGGGCCGGGCCGCGCTGCTCACCACGACCTGTCTGCTGGCGGCCCTGTTGTGCGCCGGGATCGCGCTGCCCGTACCGGTCTGGGCGCTCGCCGTGATCCTCGGCACGCTCGGCTTCTGCCTGGGGGTCGGCCAGCCCCTGTCGATGACCACCGTCGTCCAGGCCGCCCCGGACGACGCCCGTTCCACCGCGCTCGCCCTGCGGCTGACCGGCAACCGGCTGGGGCAGGTCGCCGCGCCCGCCACCGCGGGTCTGATCGCCGGAGTCGCGGGGGTGGCTGCGCCGTTCGTGATGCTCGGGGGGCTGCTGCTGATCGCCTCGGGGCTGGGGCTGCGACAGGGCCGCCCGGGGGCCGGGCCCGCCGCGCCCGTTGGATCCGTCGCATCCGCCGCATCCCCCGGACCCGCCGTATCCGCTGGATCCGAATCGGTCACGGACCGGGACGCGACCCTGCCCTCGCCTGAACTGGGCAAACACCGAACGGGCCGCGGTGGCGCCTGA